The genome window ACCACGCCGCCTGCGATCAGTTTGACGCGGGAGATACCCGGTGGTGCCACGAACTCCAATTCTTCCGGCGCCGTAATAGGCGCACTGTGTACGGTATCGGTTCTCATGCTTCAGCCTTTCCGTAGAGACCTGCCGGCTTCCAGATCAGGACCGCCAACACAATTGCATAGATAGCCAGGATTTCAGCTTCCGGGTAATACATCGCGCTGAGTGCGCGGATCAGGCCGACGATGAGGGCGCCGACAGCGGCACCTTTCATGCTGCCAAGGCCACCGATCACAACGACTGCAAACGCTTCAACCACCAGTTCGACGCCCATTTCCAGCGATGCCGCTGCATTCGGGATCACTAGTGCGCCGCCTATCGTGCCGAGCATGGTGCCGAGTGTGAACACCATCACATACACGCGGGTGACGTTGATGCCCATTGCCGCACTGGTTTCACGATTCTCTGCAGTTGCACGCAGGATCTTGCCGGTTTTGGTTTTGCCGAGGAAGTAAGCCATGCCGATGGCGAGCGTGACGGCAACTGCAATCACCATCACGTTATAGGTAGGCATGCTGACGCCGAAGGCGGACATGGTGCCGAAGGTCATCGACACGTTTGGCAATTGCTGCGGATCGGCACCCCAGAAGAAGCGCAGTACATCCTGGAACATCAGCATCACTGCAAAGGTCAGCAGCAGCTGGAAGGATTCAGGTCGGTTGTAAATAGTGCGGATCAGTCTTTCCAGCGGAATGCCGATCAGGCCGATGACGATGCCGGCTCCGAGCAGGACGAATGGAAATAAATGAACCGGCAAGCCTTTGCTGAGCGCCCATGAGGTGACGAAGATGCCGAAATATGCGCCAAGCGCATAGATCGATCCGCACGCCAGGTTGATGATGCGCTGCACGCCGAAGATGAGTTGCAAGCCGGATGCCACCAGGAACAAGACAGCTGCCTGGAATATGCCGGCCAAAAGGATATTAAAAAACGGAGCCATAGATACACCCCTCCCTGACCCATACTAATTGCTAAGTATTGGCCAGGGAAGTTCCCTCCTCTTTGTCAGGTGTTAGATCTTGAAGTTTGCGGTATTCAGCCATTCCCAGAAATCCGCACCTGTCGGTTTCTGCAATTGGTCTGAATACATGGTTTCAACTGATGCCAGCGTCGGGAAGTCGTAGTTATTCTTATTGGTCGACAAGCCCTGATGGAAAGTCTGGTTGGCAATATGGTCGGCGCGCATTGCGCCTTTGCCACCGAGCGACTCAATCTGTACGCCTGGAATCGCAGCGCAAATTTCTTCCGGTGTCGGCCAGGATTTTTTCGCTGCCAATGCCTTTTCAACGCCGGCCTTGTAGACCATCATCGAGAAGTAAGCACGGTCAGCTTCCCAGTGTGGGTAATCCTTGTACTTGTCGGCATACCATTTGACGAATTCCTTCTGTGTCGCCGATGCCTTCGGATCATCGAAGTACATCGTGTTGTGGCCCCAGACGATGCCTTCAGGTGTGAACTCTTTCTTCATCGCAGTGTGTTGCCAGCCGGCGGCCGGCAAGACGAAGCGCGTGCCTTCGGTGAGACCGGCGTTGTGCGCCTGTTTCATGAAGACCGGCAAATCGGCAAACAGCAGGGATGAAAAAATCAAATCAGGTTTGGCAGCCTTGAGTGCGGCCACGTTGGAAGTCAGGTCGAGGTTACCGATTTTCGACCATTGTTCGGACACCACTTCGTGTTCGATGCCGTATTTCTTCAACAGTGCCTGGAATGCGGTCCAGGTATTGCGGCCATATGAATAGTCAGGGTTGACGCAAGCGATGCGCTTGAACTTGCCTTTGAAATGTTTGATCGCCAGCAGGGAAGCCATCACCGCTTCGCACTCATTATCCGTACTGCGGAATACATACTTGGGCTTCGGCATGGTTTCCTTCACGCCGTCCTGCGTCGTGCCGTCCCAGAAAATGGTTGGCATGCGTGAATCTTCGGCCGCCGGTGCCAAGGCCAGGCTGACGCCGGATGACACGATACCTTGTACGCAATCCACTTTTTCCTGCAATACCAGTTTGCGGAAACGATCGATGGTGTCTTTCGGCGAGGTTTCTTCCTGGATCACCAGTTCGACCTTGCGACCACCGATACCGCCGGCCGCATTGATGCGGGCAGTGGTCCATTCGACTCCGCGCAAGCCGCATTCGCCGATAGTGCCGGCGACGCCGCCACGCGGTGCAATGATGCCGACGCGTAAAGGTTTGTTTTGCGCGAAGGCCGGCATGCCAAGTAATCCGGTTGCGACGCCGACGCCTGCAGCTTTTAAAACAGTACGTCGTTGGATTGATGAAACGTGAACTGATGAAACGGGCTTTTTCATAGTCTCCTCCAGGGGATGGGAATGGTCTCGAAACGTTTTATATATTAATTATGTTCAGCTAAGATATCACAAATATTTCTTTGTGCGATTTATTTGACATCCGTCGCCTTTTGCCCGTCATTTCATTGCTGTACGGCAATAATTAACCATATGTCTTGATAAGCTTGTTTTCCCTCTGTCGGCGCCGCAAAAATTCGAGCGGAGGCGAAAAAACTGTTGCAGATATGCGCCGTTTTTTGCATGCAAATTGCGTTCGTTTATTGCTCATTCCCGCGCACTTTTTGTGTCGTTTTTGATTGCCCGTCGCGCATCAAAAAGGCGCTCTCCGGATACGCTTTGAGCGCGTTTAATTACGGTGCGCCAGCTTCCCATCCCCTGAAAAGCCGCATGCCTGTTGATTCCTGGGCTGGGGCCCGGTTGCCGTTGCCGGTCGGCCCGGATGCTAGCGCAAGGGTAAAGCCGGGCCGTTTCCAGGCGTCAATTCTTAATCCAGATACTTCTCGCATTTCGGCCTCGAGTCAACAAAATAAGAAAATTCTCTAAATTTGATTGACACAACTAATATATGAGAAGAATATATCAATCAGGCGCAAAAAGCGTCACCAACCAGACCGTGCATCACGAGTTTGCGCGGCTAAAAAACGAAGTTAAGAAAATTAGGAGACAAAAATGTTCAATCGCCTCAACGTCGCACGTGCGTCGCTATCAGTCGTCGCGGCCACCATGCTTTGCGCCCCGGCCTTCGCCTGGGAACCGACCAAGGCAGTAGAAATGGTCTTGCCATCCGGCAGCGGTAGCGGCACCGATCAGATGGCGCGCCTGATGTCCAGCATCGTGGTCAAGCATAGCCTCGCAAAAAAACCATACATCGTTACACCTAAAGGTGGTGCCGGCGGCGCTGAAGGTTTCATCGATTTGAAAACCTCGCCGGGCAATCCGCACAAGATCCTGATCTCTGCTTCGCATATGTATATGTTGCCGCTGACCGCGGACGTGCCTTTCACCTGGAAAGACATGACACCGGTCGCCAACCTGGTGATGGATGAATTCATTCTGTGGGTGAATGCTGCTTCGCCATACAAGACAGCAGGTGAACTGTTGGCTGCAGCAAAAGCAAAACCGGGCCAGGTCCGTGCCGGTGGTGCAGGTTCCAAACGTGAAGACAATCTCTTGTTCGCTGCAGTGGAACAGGCGGCGGGCGTCAAATTCAACTACATCCCATACAAAGGCGGCGGTGACGTAGCGACCCAACTGGTCGGCAATCACATCGATGTATCGGTCAACAATCCGGTCGAAGCAGTATCGCAATGGCGTGCAGGTCAACTGCGTCCATTGTGCGTATTCGATGACAAGCCTATGGCGCAAACCGACAAGGTCACCGAGACCGAATCATGGTCCAGCATTCCTACCTGCAAATCCGCCGGCCTCAACGTCACTTACCTGATGCAACGCAGTGTGTTCCTGCCATCCGGCGTGAAGCCGGACCAGGTTGCTTACTACGTGGACCAGATGAAGAAAATCGTGGCGACACCTGAGTGGAAAGAATTCTCGAATCGCAATGCATTCAAGGATGCCTTCATGACCGGTCCGACCCTGCAGAAATTCCTGCAAACCGATGCTGACATGCATTACGACTTGCTGAAAAAAGCCGGCTTCCTGGCCGACGGTAAATAAACGGAGCAGCAACATGGATAGCAATCAAAAAGAAGACCGTGTCCTCATCAAGCACGGTGTGGCGGAGTTCGCCTGCGCCTTGGCATTCATGATTGCCGGTGGTTTGCTGATCTGGGACAGCTACCACCGGGGCGCAGGCTGGGGTAGTGCCGGACCGAAGTCCGGTTACTTCCCTTTCCGCATCGGCATCATCATGTGCATTGCCGCTGCAGTCGTGATGTTCAACGCGACGCGCAGCCGGGCAATCAACAGTTCCTCATTCGTCACGCGCGGCGAAATCAAACCGGTGTTGCAAGTGCTGGCACCGATCCTTGGTTTCGTCGTGGTGGCGCAATTCCTCGGCATGTACATCGCGGCGCTGGCACTCATCGCCGGCTTCATGAAAGTGCTGGGCAAATATAGTTGGCTGAAATCGCTGGGCGTCGGCCTGGCCGTCACTGCAGTCGTGTTCTGGTTGTTCGAAATTCAATTCATGGTTCCGTTGATCAAGGGCCCACTTGAAGCGGCATTCGGCTACTGAATCTCGCTAAAAAAGATATCCATAGAAGGAGACATTCATGGAAGAGCTGGGTTATTTGATGCACGGGTTTTCTGTCGCCCTCACGGGACAGCATATTTTAATGATGTTCATAGGCGTCACGCTGGGCATCCTGATCGGCGTATTGCCGGGACTGGGTGGCCCGAACGGCGTGGCGATCCTGTTGCCGCTGACATTTTCGATGGAGCCGACCGCCGGCATCATCCTCTTGTCCTGCCTGTACTGGGGCGCATTGTTCGGCGGCGCGATTACTTCGATTCTGTTCAACATCCCGGGTGAACCGTGGTCGGTGGCTACCACCTTCGACGGCTATCCGATGGCGCAAAAAGGCAAGGCCGGTGAAGCATTGACGGCCGCCTTCAGCGGTTCCTTCATCGGTGCCTTCTTTTCGGTAGTGCTGATCACCTTCCTGGCACCGCTGGTGGCTTCGTTCGCGCTGAAGTTCGGCCCGCCGGAATTTTTCGCAGTGTACTTGCTGACCTTCTGCAGCTTTGTCGGCATGGGTGGCGGTTCGCCATTCAAGACCATCCTCGTGATGATGCTCGGTTTCGGTCTCGCCACCATCGGTATGGATACCATCACCGGCGGCTTGCGCATGACATTCGGTTTCGATGAATTATTGCGCGGTGTCGACTTCCTGATCGTCGTGATCGGTTTGTTCGGTATCGGCGAAATCCTGTTGACGATGGAAGAAGGTTTGGCTTTCCGCGGCAAACAGGCAGGTATCAATCTCAAGGTTGTTTTGCAAACCTGGCGTCAATTGCCACGCTACTGGGCATCACTGGTGCGTAGCTGGGTGGTCGGTGCGTGGATGGGTGTGACCCCAGGTGGCGCAACCGCCGCTTCCTTCATGGGCTACGGTATCGCACGTCGCTTTTCGAAAGAGAAAGAGCTGTTCGGCAAAGGCAGCCTGGAAGGTGTGATCGCACCGGAAACCGCAGCGCATGCATCCGGTACCACCGCGTTGCTGCCTATGCTGGCACTCGGTATCCCGGGTTCGGCGACTGCTGCGGTCTTGCTGGGTGGCCTGATGGTGTGGGGTTTGCAACCGGGTCCTATGCTCTTCGTTGAGCAAAAGGATTTCGTCTGGGGCCTGATCGCCAGTATGTACCTGGGTAATATCGTCGGGCTGATTGTGGTGCTGAGCACCGTGCCGTTCTTTGCTGCGATCCTGCGGGTACCGTTCACCATCGTTGCTCCTATCATCATCCTCTTGTGTGCGATCGGTGCTTATACCGTACACGGCGCGATGTTCGATGTCTGGCTGATGGTTGTATTCGGTGTGGTTGGTTACATCCTGAAGAAACTCGATTACCCGCTGGCACCGCTGGTCCTGGCCATGGTCCTGGGTGACAAGGCGGAAGACGCCTTCCGTCAAACCATGCTGTTGTCGCATGGCAGCATGGAAATCTTCTGGTCCAACTACCTGGTCGGTACCATCACGACCGTGGCATTGATCACCTTGTTGTGGCCAGTCATCTCTGGCCTGTTCAGCAAGCGCGTCAAGGTGGCGGAGGTGGCAGCATGAAAATGGCCCCGGACTTCCACTGGGATACGCTGGCCCGCAACACTGCGACGCGCCTCAAGCGCGGTGCGTCGCACGCCAACGGCAAGGTCGTCGCAGCAGAAAACATCGCCGCCCTGCTGCATGCGGTGATTGAATCCGGCGACCGTGTCTGCGTCGAAGGCAATAACCAGAAGCATGCCGATTTCCTGGCAATGGCTTTGTCGAAGATGGATGCAAACCTGGTGCACGACCTGCACATCATTCAATCCAACCTCGCGCTGGCTTCGCATCTGGATGTATTTGAACGCGGTGTCGCTTCACGCCTGGACTTTTGTTACTCCGGTGACCAGGGTGTGCGGCTGGCGCGCCTGATCAAGGCGGGCAAGATCAATGTCGGTGCGATCCATACCTATCTGGAATTGTATGGTCGCTACTTCATGGACCTGACACCGCGCGTCTCGCTGATCGCGGCACAGAGTGCGGATGCCAACGGCAATCTGTACACCGGCCCGAATACCGAAGACACGCCGGCAGTGGCCGAAGGTACCGCCTTCAAGAACGGCATCATCATCGCGCAAGTCAACGAAATCGTGGACAAGGTACCGCGCGTCGATGTGCCGGGTGACTGGGTGTCCTATGTAGTACAGGCGCCGAAGCCGCATTACATCGAACCTATCTTCACCCGCGATCCGGCGCAGATTACCGAAACGCAAATCCTGATGGCGATGATGGTCATCAAGGGTTTGTATGCACCCTATGGTGTGACCCGCCTGAACCACGGCATCGGTTTCGATACCGCGGCGATAGAATTGATCCTGCCGACCTATGCCGAATCACTCGGCCTGCGCGGCAAGATTTGCAACTACATGACAGTCAATCCATGCCCGACACTGATCCCGGCAATCGAATCCGGTTTCGTCAAAGGCATCCATTGTGCCGGTTCCGAACTGGGCATGGAAGAGTATGTGCGGGCACGTCCCGATGTCTTCTTCAACGGGCCGGATGGCAGCATGCGTTCCAATCGCGTGTTTTGCCAGATCGCCGGTCACTACTCCGATTTATTCATCGGCTCGACCTTGCAGGTCGATACGCAAGGCAATAGTTCGACCGCTACGCTCAATCGCATCACCGGTTTCGGTGGTGCGCCGAACTTCGGTTCCGAATCGCGTGCACGTCGCCACGTCAGCTACCCATGGCTCAAGGCCGGGCAGGAATCAGCAGAGGCGACCGGTGCCACCATGCCGCGTGGTCGCAAGCTGGTCGTGCAAATGGTCGAATCTTTCCGCGAAAAAATGAGCCCGACCTTTACGGAAAAGCTCGACGCATGGCAACTGATGGAAGACCTCTCGCTCGACTTGCCGCCGGTCATGATTTACGGCGACGACGTCACGCAAATCGTGACCGAAGAAGGGATTGCGCATTTGCATAAATGCAGTAATCCGCAAGAACGTGAACAGGCGGTGCGCGGCGTCGCCGGCTTTACCGCCGTCGGCATGAAGCGCGACCAGCGTGCCGTCGACAACCTGCGCGATCGCGGAGTGATCCAGCGACCGGAAGACATAGGCGTCGATGTGTCCTTGGCGACGCGCGATTTGCTCGCGGCCAAATCCATGAAGGATTTGGTCAGATGGTCCGGCAATCTCTATCAACCACCAAACAGATTCAGAAACTGGTAGGCAACCATGCAAACACTCGAATTTGAAGTCGGTCCTTGTGCTAATCCTGATCGCAGCATAGGCAGCGGCCTGGTCGGTGTCGTCGGTTCCGGCAACCTCGAAGTCCTGTTCGAACCGGCGGAACTGAATGACAAAGTGAAGTTCGTCATCGAAACCTCGGTACATGGCTTCGATGAAACCTGGCAAGCCGTCACACGCAGTTGTGCCGAACGCTATCGCCTCGCGAACCTGGTCATCACCATCAATGATGCCGGTGCGACGCCGGCGGTGGTCAGCCTGCGCCTGATGCAGGCGGTCGAAGAATTCCGGAGCGGACTATGAGCGGCGCACATAAAAGCTTCCTTGAACGAACCGCACGCCAGCGCATTGCCGACCTGCTCGATAACGACAGCTTCAGCGAAATCCTGCCACCGGCGGAACGTCACTTCAGTCCGCACCTGCCGGTACTCGGCCAGCCGGTCGCTTTTGATGACGGCATCGTCATCGGTTCCGGTTTGCTCAGTGGAGCGAAGGTACTGATTGCAGCCCAGGAACCGGCCTTCATGGGCGGCTCGGTCGGTGAAATCCACGGTGCCAAATTGACCGGCTTGCTGGAGCGCGCCGTGCAGCAGCGCCCTGCTGCGGTATTGCTGTTGCTGGATACCGGTGGCGTCCGTTTGCATGAAGCGAATGCCGGCCTGATCGCCATTTCTGAAATCCAGCGCGCGGTATTTGAAGTCCGGCATGCCGGCATCCCGGTGATCGTCCTGATCGGCGGCTCCAATGGTTGCTATGGCGGCATAGGCATCGTCGCCAAATGCTGCGATCACATGATTATCTCGGAAGAAGGTCGCTTGTCGGTCTCGGGTCCGGAAGTCATTGAAGCAGCGAAAGGCGTTGAAGAATTCGATGCGCGCGATCGTGCCCTGGTATGGCGCACCATGGGTGGCAAGCATCGCTACCTGATGGGTGATGCCGATCTCATCGTGCCGGACGATATTGCGGCTTTCCGTGATGCCGCGATCAGCCTGCTCGGAGCCTCGCGTCCATTGACACTTGAAAGCATTACGCAGGAACACCAGGCACTGCAGAACCGCATGCAACGTTTTTCCGCTTGTGCCGATGCGACGCAAATCTGGCAAGAGCTCGGCGTGACGGATGCGAAGAATGTACCGCTGGCAGAGATACCCGAATTCCTGGAAATGAGCGCACATGTGCGGAGGGAGGAACATGCTTGAGTGGAAAGAATTATGTGACCAATTGTTCCCGCAAGGGCATACGGTAAAAGCCGATGGTCAGGTTGTGACAGGACAGGGACGCATAGGTGATGAAACCGTCGCCGTGGTTGGCACCCTGGATCATGCCGCCATCGGTGTCGATATCGCCCTGCAATTATCAGAGGCCGTGATTGACATCATGAAGCAGCAGCCCGGCGCACCTATCCTGATGCTGGTCGATACGCAGGGTCAACAGTTGTCCCGTCGTGATGAATTATTGGGTAATAGTCCTTTCCTCGCGCACCTGGCGAAATGCTTTGCCGTTGCCCGTACCCGAGGTCATCAATTGTTGAGCGTGGTGTACAGCGAAGCGGTCAGCGGCGGCTTCCTCTCACTCGGCATGATTGCGGATGAAACCTATGCAGTACCCGGTGCACAGATACGCGTGATGGCTTTGCCTGCGATGTCGCGCATTACCAAGTTGCCGCTGGAAGAGCTGGAAGCCCTGTGCCGCACTTCACCTATCCTCGGACCCGGCGCACATAACTTTGTCGCCCTGGGTGCGGTTGAAGAAATCTGGGAAGGTCCGCTGGACCAGTGCCTGCTGACGGCACTCGCAAAGAAAAACAATCTGGATAAACGGCGTGAACTGGGTGCCAGCCGTGGCGGTCGTACCGGCGCTGCACGGATTGCGCAATTGGTGCGCGAACACTGAGGCCGCCATGATCGCGCCGCAATCATCTTCCTACGTATTCAAGCGCCATGCGCGGGTCTGGCTCAACTGGCCGGAAGCCGCCGGGCTGATACATTTGCAGGATGGCGTACAGCTTGAAGCGATTCATCAACATGCCGCACGCGGTTTGCCTTTCGTCGCGCGCAGCCGCCAGCCTGGCGACGCGCCCGGAATGGTGCCGCTGGGTTTGCGCATGCCGCGTACCAGCAATCCACGTTCGCTGGCTTTTAGCGTGCCGCCGTCCGCGGTACGCGAAGCGACGGATGCAATGAGCCTGGCGGAAGCCTTGCTGTTGCAAACGCCCTTGCCCGGCGGTTGGTATGACACGTTGATGCATTTGCAGACGGATGCGGCGCAACTCGGATTGACCCTGCGCATTTATGGTTCGCTGGCCTGGCAATGTGCGACCGGCACCCACTACCTGGCGGATAACTCGGATATCGATTTATTGCTGGCGCCCGAATCGCTGGAGCAGGCGCGTGCCGGTTTGCGTTTGCTGGAAGCGGTGGAAAAAGAAGGTCGCGTACGACTGGATGGCGAAATGATTTTCCCGGATGGTCGTGCGGTCGCATGGAAAGAATTGCTGGCGAATACGCGCCTGGTCATGGTCAAGAATGCAGAAGGCATTGCGCTGGCAACGCTGGAATCAGTATGGAAGCAATCGGCATGGCATTAATAGCAAACGCCGCACATCCCCTTCGTACGCAGCAGGTTGCGCGCGCGGCGGTGCGCGCCCTGTACGATGAAATGTGCCTGTACCCGAAACCGGGACTGGTCAGCAAGACAGACAACGGCAGCCACGATGATATGCAGGCGGCGACCTTTATCAAAAGCCTGTTCAGCCTGCGTCATTACTTCGCGGCTATCTATCAGGCTGGTGCGCGCAATGCCGACTTTGCCGAATTGACGCGGCTGGGACTGGCGGCGGAAGCTACGATGTTGCGTGCGACTTCAGGTGTCAACACGCATCGTGGTGCGATCTTCAATCTTGGTTTGCTGTGCGCCGCGCTGGGTAAAGCGGACGTTGCCGGCAAGCCTGCGGATCTGGCGCAGATCGTGGTGGATAGCTGGGGCGCGGATATCAAGCTGGCAGACAGCAAGGACCGGAGTTCCAGCCATGGCAGCCTGGTGTGTCGGAAGTATGCAGTCGGTGGCGCACGCGGTGAAGCGGCGGCCGGCTTCCCACATGTATTCAAAATCGGCTTGCCGGCGCTGAATGCAATGCGGCTGGCCGGCGGCAGTGTCGTTGCGGCACGGTGCCAGGCATTCTTCGCCATCATGGCGGCATTGGAAGATACCAATCTCTTGCATCGCGCCGGCGTTGAAGGTTTGTACTATGCACGCACCTCGGCGATTTCCTTCCTGGCGGAAGGTGGCGTGTTCGCGGCGAACTGGTTGCAACGCGCGAAGCAAATCCATCACGCTTTTGTCGCACGACGTTTAAGTCCGGGCGGCTCGGCTGACTTGTTGGCGGCGACCCTGTTCATCGCTGCCGTGACCGAACGGGCGGCCGGCGTATGAGTGGCCTCGCGATCGCTTGTCCGGGGCAGGGCGCGCAACATCCAAAGATGTTCGAGCTGGCCTTGCAGTCGGAACGTGCGCGCGACTGGCTGGCTGAGTACTCGGCCGCGACCGGTGTGGACGTCGTCGCGCTGGCGGGCAGCGGGGAAAATTTATTCAGCAATCGCAATGCACAGCTATTGATATGCGGCGCCGAAATCGCCACATGGACCGCATTGCAGGAACGCTTGCCGCAACCGGAACTCTTCATTGGGTATAGCGTCGGTGAACTGGCTGCTTATGGTTGCGCCGGTGCGTGGGCGGTCAAGGAGCTGGGCTTGCTGGTGCCGCAACGCGCCTTGCTGATGGATCAGGTCGCACCGAAGAATGCCGGCATGCTGGCGATCAAGGGTGTGGGCGCAGCGGCGATAGATGACATATGTAA of Janthinobacterium sp. Marseille contains these proteins:
- a CDS encoding branched-chain amino acid ABC transporter permease, encoding MAPFFNILLAGIFQAAVLFLVASGLQLIFGVQRIINLACGSIYALGAYFGIFVTSWALSKGLPVHLFPFVLLGAGIVIGLIGIPLERLIRTIYNRPESFQLLLTFAVMLMFQDVLRFFWGADPQQLPNVSMTFGTMSAFGVSMPTYNVMVIAVAVTLAIGMAYFLGKTKTGKILRATAENRETSAAMGINVTRVYVMVFTLGTMLGTIGGALVIPNAAASLEMGVELVVEAFAVVVIGGLGSMKGAAVGALIVGLIRALSAMYYPEAEILAIYAIVLAVLIWKPAGLYGKAEA
- the mdcB gene encoding triphosphoribosyl-dephospho-CoA synthase MdcB, which codes for MALIANAAHPLRTQQVARAAVRALYDEMCLYPKPGLVSKTDNGSHDDMQAATFIKSLFSLRHYFAAIYQAGARNADFAELTRLGLAAEATMLRATSGVNTHRGAIFNLGLLCAALGKADVAGKPADLAQIVVDSWGADIKLADSKDRSSSHGSLVCRKYAVGGARGEAAAGFPHVFKIGLPALNAMRLAGGSVVAARCQAFFAIMAALEDTNLLHRAGVEGLYYARTSAISFLAEGGVFAANWLQRAKQIHHAFVARRLSPGGSADLLAATLFIAAVTERAAGV
- a CDS encoding ABC transporter substrate-binding protein, with amino-acid sequence MKKPVSSVHVSSIQRRTVLKAAGVGVATGLLGMPAFAQNKPLRVGIIAPRGGVAGTIGECGLRGVEWTTARINAAGGIGGRKVELVIQEETSPKDTIDRFRKLVLQEKVDCVQGIVSSGVSLALAPAAEDSRMPTIFWDGTTQDGVKETMPKPKYVFRSTDNECEAVMASLLAIKHFKGKFKRIACVNPDYSYGRNTWTAFQALLKKYGIEHEVVSEQWSKIGNLDLTSNVAALKAAKPDLIFSSLLFADLPVFMKQAHNAGLTEGTRFVLPAAGWQHTAMKKEFTPEGIVWGHNTMYFDDPKASATQKEFVKWYADKYKDYPHWEADRAYFSMMVYKAGVEKALAAKKSWPTPEEICAAIPGVQIESLGGKGAMRADHIANQTFHQGLSTNKNNYDFPTLASVETMYSDQLQKPTGADFWEWLNTANFKI
- a CDS encoding biotin-independent malonate decarboxylase subunit beta translates to MSGAHKSFLERTARQRIADLLDNDSFSEILPPAERHFSPHLPVLGQPVAFDDGIVIGSGLLSGAKVLIAAQEPAFMGGSVGEIHGAKLTGLLERAVQQRPAAVLLLLDTGGVRLHEANAGLIAISEIQRAVFEVRHAGIPVIVLIGGSNGCYGGIGIVAKCCDHMIISEEGRLSVSGPEVIEAAKGVEEFDARDRALVWRTMGGKHRYLMGDADLIVPDDIAAFRDAAISLLGASRPLTLESITQEHQALQNRMQRFSACADATQIWQELGVTDAKNVPLAEIPEFLEMSAHVRREEHA
- the mdcA gene encoding malonate decarboxylase subunit alpha, with the translated sequence MKMAPDFHWDTLARNTATRLKRGASHANGKVVAAENIAALLHAVIESGDRVCVEGNNQKHADFLAMALSKMDANLVHDLHIIQSNLALASHLDVFERGVASRLDFCYSGDQGVRLARLIKAGKINVGAIHTYLELYGRYFMDLTPRVSLIAAQSADANGNLYTGPNTEDTPAVAEGTAFKNGIIIAQVNEIVDKVPRVDVPGDWVSYVVQAPKPHYIEPIFTRDPAQITETQILMAMMVIKGLYAPYGVTRLNHGIGFDTAAIELILPTYAESLGLRGKICNYMTVNPCPTLIPAIESGFVKGIHCAGSELGMEEYVRARPDVFFNGPDGSMRSNRVFCQIAGHYSDLFIGSTLQVDTQGNSSTATLNRITGFGGAPNFGSESRARRHVSYPWLKAGQESAEATGATMPRGRKLVVQMVESFREKMSPTFTEKLDAWQLMEDLSLDLPPVMIYGDDVTQIVTEEGIAHLHKCSNPQEREQAVRGVAGFTAVGMKRDQRAVDNLRDRGVIQRPEDIGVDVSLATRDLLAAKSMKDLVRWSGNLYQPPNRFRNW
- the mdcC gene encoding malonate decarboxylase acyl carrier protein; this translates as MQTLEFEVGPCANPDRSIGSGLVGVVGSGNLEVLFEPAELNDKVKFVIETSVHGFDETWQAVTRSCAERYRLANLVITINDAGATPAVVSLRLMQAVEEFRSGL
- the mdcG gene encoding malonate decarboxylase holo-[acyl-carrier-protein] synthase — translated: MIAPQSSSYVFKRHARVWLNWPEAAGLIHLQDGVQLEAIHQHAARGLPFVARSRQPGDAPGMVPLGLRMPRTSNPRSLAFSVPPSAVREATDAMSLAEALLLQTPLPGGWYDTLMHLQTDAAQLGLTLRIYGSLAWQCATGTHYLADNSDIDLLLAPESLEQARAGLRLLEAVEKEGRVRLDGEMIFPDGRAVAWKELLANTRLVMVKNAEGIALATLESVWKQSAWH
- a CDS encoding tripartite tricarboxylate transporter permease, yielding MEELGYLMHGFSVALTGQHILMMFIGVTLGILIGVLPGLGGPNGVAILLPLTFSMEPTAGIILLSCLYWGALFGGAITSILFNIPGEPWSVATTFDGYPMAQKGKAGEALTAAFSGSFIGAFFSVVLITFLAPLVASFALKFGPPEFFAVYLLTFCSFVGMGGGSPFKTILVMMLGFGLATIGMDTITGGLRMTFGFDELLRGVDFLIVVIGLFGIGEILLTMEEGLAFRGKQAGINLKVVLQTWRQLPRYWASLVRSWVVGAWMGVTPGGATAASFMGYGIARRFSKEKELFGKGSLEGVIAPETAAHASGTTALLPMLALGIPGSATAAVLLGGLMVWGLQPGPMLFVEQKDFVWGLIASMYLGNIVGLIVVLSTVPFFAAILRVPFTIVAPIIILLCAIGAYTVHGAMFDVWLMVVFGVVGYILKKLDYPLAPLVLAMVLGDKAEDAFRQTMLLSHGSMEIFWSNYLVGTITTVALITLLWPVISGLFSKRVKVAEVAA
- a CDS encoding biotin-independent malonate decarboxylase subunit gamma, which produces MLEWKELCDQLFPQGHTVKADGQVVTGQGRIGDETVAVVGTLDHAAIGVDIALQLSEAVIDIMKQQPGAPILMLVDTQGQQLSRRDELLGNSPFLAHLAKCFAVARTRGHQLLSVVYSEAVSGGFLSLGMIADETYAVPGAQIRVMALPAMSRITKLPLEELEALCRTSPILGPGAHNFVALGAVEEIWEGPLDQCLLTALAKKNNLDKRRELGASRGGRTGAARIAQLVREH
- a CDS encoding tripartite tricarboxylate transporter TctB family protein — encoded protein: MDSNQKEDRVLIKHGVAEFACALAFMIAGGLLIWDSYHRGAGWGSAGPKSGYFPFRIGIIMCIAAAVVMFNATRSRAINSSSFVTRGEIKPVLQVLAPILGFVVVAQFLGMYIAALALIAGFMKVLGKYSWLKSLGVGLAVTAVVFWLFEIQFMVPLIKGPLEAAFGY
- a CDS encoding tripartite tricarboxylate transporter substrate-binding protein, producing the protein MFNRLNVARASLSVVAATMLCAPAFAWEPTKAVEMVLPSGSGSGTDQMARLMSSIVVKHSLAKKPYIVTPKGGAGGAEGFIDLKTSPGNPHKILISASHMYMLPLTADVPFTWKDMTPVANLVMDEFILWVNAASPYKTAGELLAAAKAKPGQVRAGGAGSKREDNLLFAAVEQAAGVKFNYIPYKGGGDVATQLVGNHIDVSVNNPVEAVSQWRAGQLRPLCVFDDKPMAQTDKVTETESWSSIPTCKSAGLNVTYLMQRSVFLPSGVKPDQVAYYVDQMKKIVATPEWKEFSNRNAFKDAFMTGPTLQKFLQTDADMHYDLLKKAGFLADGK